The Lysobacterales bacterium region GCTGGCCGTGCTGGCGCTGGCGCGTATGGGCGGGCATGCCGATGCCCTTGGCCGGGTGCCGCTCGATGTCGCACCGCTGTTCGAAACCGTGGACGACCTGGCGGCGGCGCCTGAGGTCGTCGCCGCCCTGTTCGATAATCCGGTCTATCGCGCCCACGTCGCCGCGCGCGGCGAGCGTCAGGTGGTGATGCTGGGATACTCCGACAGCGCGAAGGACGCTGGGCTCGCGGCATCGCGCTGGGCCATCCAGCGCGCGCAGATCGCGCTGTGTGCGCTCGGCGCCGAGCGCGGCGTAAGGATCCTGTTCTTCCACGGTCGTGGCGGTTCAGCCAGCCGCGGCGGTGGCAAGACCGAGCGCGCAGTGATCGCCGCCCCGCGCGGCAGCGTTGACGGCTATCTGCGCCTCACCGAGCAGGGCGAGGTCATCCACCGCAAGTACGGCATTCGCGCCCTGGCCCTGCGCAATCTTGAGCAGACGGCTGGCGCCGTGCTGCGCGCAACCGCGCGGCCGCGTCCGCCCGAGCCGCGCGAGCCCGCTTGGCGAGAGTCCATGGCCCTGATCGCCAGCGAGTCGCGGCGCGTCTACCGTGCCTTCGTGCATGAAGACCCGGCCTTTGTGCCCTACTTCCGTGAAGCGACGCCGATCGACGTGATCGAACGTTTGAAGCTGGGCTCACGCCCGGCCAAGCGCGCGGCCGGCGGCCAGGCCGGCGTCGAATCGCTGCGCGCGATCCCCTGGGTGTTTGCGTGGTCGCAGAACCGCTGCAACCTCACTGCGTGGTATGGCGTGGGCAGCGGTCTGGCCGCCGCGATCGAGGCCAAGGGCGTTGAGGCCATGGCCGAGATGGCGCGCGACTGGCCCTTCTTCGCCACCTTGGTCGACGATGTCGAAATGGTGCTCGCCAAGACCGAGCTCGATATCTTCGCGCGCTACTCGCAGCTGGCCACCGCCGAGCTGCACGTCGCGCTATTCCCGCGGATCGAAGCCGAGTTCGAGCGCACGCGACGTGCGGTGCTCGATCTCAAGAGCGCGCAGGCACTGCTGCTGGGTGACCGCCGCCTGCGCCTGTCGATCCGCCTGCGCAATCCCTACGTGGATCCGATCAGCCTGCTGCAGGTCGACCTGCTGCGGCGCTGGCGCGCAGCCGGCCGACCCGAGGACGCGCTGTTCCATGCGCTCGTGGCCACCGTGAACGGCATCGCGGCCGGCGTACAGAACACCGGTTGATTGCGGCGCTACAGCCCGTGCAGCGCCTGCTGCAGGTCTTCGATCAGGTCGTCGGCGTGTTCGAGTCCCACCGAGACCCGCAGCAGACCCTGCGGCGAGACCGGGTGCGCGCCTTCCACCGAGGCGCGGTGTTCGATCAGCGATTCGCAGCCGCCCAACGACGTGGCGCAGTGGAACAGGCGTGTGCTGCCGGCCACACTGAGCGCCGCCGCGCGGCCGGCGGCCAGCTCGAAGCTCAGCATGCCGCCGGGGTGCTTCATCTGCCGAGCCGCCAGCGCATGGCCGGCGTGTGAGGCAAGACCCGGGTAATGCACCACCGACACCGCCGGATGCGCGGCCAGCGCAGCGGCAACCTTCTCGGCGTTCGCGCAGTGCATGGCCATGCGCGCTGGCAGCGAGCGCAGCCCGCGCAGGATCAGCCAAGCGTTGAACGGGCTGGCGCTGCCGCCGAGCAGCTTGCGCACCTCGTAGCAGCGCGCGGCCAGCGCATCGTCGCGGGCGAAGCAGAGCAGGCCGCCCATCACGTCCGAATGCCCGCCCATGTACTTGGTGGCCGAATGCATCACCACGTCGGCGCCCAGCGCGATCGGCTGCTGCAGGATCGGCG contains the following coding sequences:
- a CDS encoding aminotransferase class I/II-fold pyridoxal phosphate-dependent enzyme translates to MRLETRAVHIGAEPDRETGALAAPLNLSTTFLHAPDGTQDHGYLYQRDNNPTQVRLEQAAAALDGASRALLLSTGMAAASCLLQALPAGGNVVFQRDLYHGVRELAEHWLPRWGLSSRFVDARDLAALRAAVDGETRALWIETPSNPLMQVVDIAACAEIAHAHSALVIVDSTFATPILQQPIALGADVVMHSATKYMGGHSDVMGGLLCFARDDALAARCYEVRKLLGGSASPFNAWLILRGLRSLPARMAMHCANAEKVAAALAAHPAVSVVHYPGLASHAGHALAARQMKHPGGMLSFELAAGRAAALSVAGSTRLFHCATSLGGCESLIEHRASVEGAHPVSPQGLLRVSVGLEHADDLIEDLQQALHGL